In one window of Candidatus Microthrix subdominans DNA:
- a CDS encoding nitronate monooxygenase, which produces MISTRLTELLDIEAPVMLAGMGGVSYHELAAAVSNAGGFGCLGASTMSDEVMVEEIARTAAATDKPFGVDLLTAAGDMTDKVRAIIAGGASVFVAGLGVPRDVVEQCHDAGLLVVNMCGKVHHAVDAVAAGCDLVVAQGTEAGGHTGRVATMALVPQVVDAVGDQVPVVAAGGIVDGRGLAAALALGADGVWVGTRFIATPEARAVSGYKDTLLNTGEDGTTVTRAYTGKTCRVVRNRYTEGFEEQGGVAEPFPGQFLKSLEDGANHLGGGPETEGVDPEREFFPCGQGVGSLTELVPAADLVTGMVADAEEILGRASRLLA; this is translated from the coding sequence ATGATCTCCACTCGACTGACCGAACTGCTCGACATCGAGGCACCCGTCATGCTTGCCGGCATGGGTGGGGTGAGCTACCACGAGTTGGCCGCGGCCGTGTCCAACGCCGGCGGTTTCGGCTGTCTCGGCGCCTCGACGATGTCCGACGAGGTGATGGTCGAGGAGATCGCCCGCACCGCCGCCGCCACCGATAAACCCTTCGGCGTCGATCTGCTCACCGCCGCAGGGGACATGACCGACAAGGTGCGGGCGATCATCGCCGGTGGTGCCAGCGTGTTTGTCGCCGGATTGGGTGTGCCCCGCGACGTGGTCGAGCAGTGCCACGACGCCGGCCTGCTCGTCGTCAACATGTGCGGCAAGGTGCACCACGCTGTCGACGCGGTCGCCGCCGGTTGCGACCTGGTCGTCGCCCAGGGCACCGAGGCCGGCGGCCACACCGGCCGGGTGGCCACGATGGCGCTGGTGCCACAGGTGGTCGACGCGGTGGGCGATCAGGTGCCGGTCGTCGCCGCCGGCGGCATCGTCGACGGACGGGGGCTCGCCGCCGCCCTGGCGCTGGGGGCGGACGGGGTGTGGGTCGGCACCCGGTTCATCGCCACGCCCGAGGCGCGGGCGGTCAGCGGCTACAAGGACACGCTGCTGAATACCGGCGAGGATGGCACGACGGTCACCCGGGCCTACACCGGCAAGACCTGCCGGGTGGTGCGCAACCGCTACACCGAGGGCTTCGAGGAGCAGGGAGGGGTGGCCGAACCCTTCCCCGGCCAGTTCCTCAAGTCGCTCGAGGACGGCGCCAACCACCTGGGCGGCGGCCCCGAGACCGAGGGCGTCGACCCCGAGCGCGAGTTCTTCCCCTGCGGCCAGGGCGTCGGATCGCTCACCGAGTTGGTGCCCGCCGCCGACCTGGTCACCGGAATGGTCGCCGATGCCGAGGAGATCCTCGGGCGAGCGTCGAGGCTGCTTGCCTAA
- a CDS encoding NAD(P)/FAD-dependent oxidoreductase — protein sequence MQTEPTVIIGAGPAGCSAAITLARSGARVALVDKATFPRDKICGDGLTTSALRELEALGFRPDGVPSWTPVDDVVVRSPSGNSVRFPLPRDRSLHAVVARREQLDAALLDHARTFDIEVIEGEGIAELERTSHGVAVTTSTGRRIDAGYVVAADGMWSPTRKLAGDVLPKYRGDWHAFRQYFTGVTGPAATELWVSFEADILPGYFWSFPLGDGRANVGFGIMRHDGVAPGNKLSRVPDMARTWPALLERPHIRELLGPDATPESPHRAWPIPARIGGPALTGDRVLYVGDAAAVGDPLTGEGIGQALITGRLAAESILGTAHHPAGRGAEAAYEAAARASLVADHRMSVTLSRALTHRKGARAAIALAGLSGWTRRNFARWLFEDYPRALLATPRRWRRGMFTPDGAYDRHPETDPKEPAGQRS from the coding sequence GTGCAAACCGAGCCCACCGTCATCATCGGCGCCGGCCCCGCCGGGTGTTCAGCCGCCATCACCCTGGCCCGGTCCGGCGCTCGGGTCGCCCTCGTCGACAAGGCGACCTTTCCCCGCGACAAGATCTGCGGCGACGGCCTGACGACCAGTGCCCTGCGGGAGTTGGAGGCCTTAGGCTTTCGCCCCGACGGAGTGCCCAGCTGGACGCCGGTCGACGACGTTGTCGTTCGATCCCCCAGCGGTAACAGCGTGCGCTTTCCGCTGCCGCGGGACCGCAGCCTTCATGCGGTCGTCGCCCGGCGCGAACAGCTCGATGCCGCTCTGCTCGACCACGCGCGCACCTTCGACATCGAAGTGATCGAGGGCGAGGGCATCGCCGAGCTGGAGCGCACCTCCCACGGCGTGGCCGTGACGACGAGCACCGGACGCCGGATCGACGCCGGCTACGTCGTCGCCGCCGATGGCATGTGGTCCCCCACCCGCAAGCTGGCCGGCGACGTGCTGCCCAAGTACCGGGGCGACTGGCATGCGTTTCGCCAGTACTTCACCGGCGTGACCGGGCCGGCCGCCACCGAGCTGTGGGTCAGCTTCGAAGCGGACATCCTGCCCGGCTACTTCTGGTCGTTCCCGCTGGGCGACGGCCGGGCCAACGTGGGCTTCGGCATCATGCGCCATGATGGCGTCGCCCCGGGCAACAAGCTGTCGAGGGTCCCCGACATGGCCCGAACGTGGCCCGCGCTGTTGGAGCGCCCCCACATCCGGGAGCTGCTCGGCCCCGACGCCACGCCCGAGTCACCGCACCGGGCCTGGCCGATCCCGGCCCGCATCGGCGGCCCGGCCCTCACCGGCGACCGGGTGTTGTACGTCGGCGACGCCGCCGCTGTGGGCGATCCGCTGACCGGGGAGGGCATCGGCCAGGCGCTGATCACCGGCCGCCTTGCCGCCGAATCGATCCTCGGAACCGCTCACCACCCGGCGGGCAGAGGGGCCGAGGCGGCCTATGAGGCCGCTGCCCGGGCCTCGCTGGTCGCCGACCACCGCATGTCGGTCACCCTCTCGCGGGCGCTCACCCACCGCAAGGGCGCTCGGGCCGCCATCGCCTTGGCCGGCCTCTCCGGGTGGACCCGCCGCAACTTCGCCCGCTGGCTGTTCGAGGACTACCCCCGTGCGCTGCTGGCCACCCCCCGCCGCTGGCGACGGGGCATGTTCACCCCCGACGGGGCCTACGACCGTCATCCGGAAACAGACCCGAAGGAACCGGCGGGCCAGCGCAGCTAA
- a CDS encoding DUF1298 domain-containing protein, producing the protein MLQLNEIESFEFDDRMSDSDALMWSIEKDPLLRSTIVTVSTFEGRLDHDRVRHQIDYLSRVIPRFRQRVRANPLSIAPPRWEFDPYFDLSYHLRFVTVSEGATLADVLTMAEPIGMQGFDRARPLWEATIVDGLADGTTALILKIHHSITDGVGGMKLQLALFDLAPDDPKPELPDAPDIHVLSQPERVADAVTYETQRSASLFASWAKRGLGGAMGVITDPVGALAGAEELTESVFRLVKPASPLSPLITERSLSVRFATLQFPLPIAKAAAKAAHGRLNDAFIGGLALGLRRYHEAHARNVESLRMNMPINVRNQTVGNTAGNAFIPARVEVPMHPDEPIEMMKQLRSVVLHARDEPANDLMELLSNGLNRLPTSMTSALFGAMLKGNDFTASNVPGAPIPLYLVGQRMLSQYAFGPNAGSAMNFTLVSYADDCFIGVNIDPVAVPDPDVLMQCIELGFEEIFSVVPSAAAE; encoded by the coding sequence GTGCTTCAGCTGAACGAGATCGAGTCCTTCGAGTTCGACGACCGGATGAGCGACAGCGACGCGCTCATGTGGAGCATAGAAAAGGATCCACTGCTGCGCTCAACGATCGTCACCGTCAGCACGTTCGAGGGTCGACTGGACCACGATCGGGTGCGCCACCAGATCGACTACCTCAGCCGTGTGATCCCCCGGTTCCGCCAACGCGTGCGGGCCAACCCCCTGTCGATCGCCCCGCCCCGCTGGGAGTTCGACCCGTACTTCGACCTCTCCTACCACCTGCGCTTCGTCACCGTGTCCGAGGGAGCGACCCTGGCCGACGTGCTGACGATGGCCGAGCCGATCGGCATGCAGGGCTTCGATCGGGCACGGCCACTGTGGGAGGCCACCATCGTCGACGGTTTGGCCGACGGCACCACCGCGCTGATTCTCAAAATCCACCACTCGATCACCGACGGCGTCGGCGGGATGAAGCTGCAGCTGGCGCTGTTCGACCTCGCACCCGACGACCCCAAGCCGGAGCTGCCCGACGCTCCGGACATCCATGTGCTCAGCCAGCCGGAGCGGGTGGCCGATGCGGTCACCTACGAAACCCAGCGCAGTGCCTCGCTGTTCGCTTCCTGGGCCAAGCGCGGCCTGGGAGGGGCGATGGGGGTCATCACCGACCCGGTCGGAGCCTTGGCCGGGGCCGAGGAGCTCACCGAATCGGTGTTTCGCCTGGTCAAGCCGGCGTCGCCGCTCAGCCCGCTGATCACCGAGCGGTCGCTCTCGGTTCGCTTCGCCACCCTGCAGTTTCCGCTGCCGATCGCCAAGGCGGCGGCAAAGGCGGCCCACGGCCGCCTCAACGACGCGTTCATCGGCGGACTGGCGCTGGGGCTGCGCCGCTACCACGAGGCCCACGCCCGCAACGTCGAGTCGTTGCGCATGAACATGCCGATCAACGTCCGCAACCAGACGGTTGGAAACACCGCCGGCAACGCCTTCATCCCGGCCCGGGTCGAGGTGCCAATGCACCCCGACGAGCCGATCGAGATGATGAAGCAATTGCGATCCGTGGTGCTCCACGCCCGCGACGAGCCGGCCAACGACCTGATGGAGCTGCTGTCCAACGGGCTCAACCGGCTGCCGACCTCGATGACGTCGGCGCTGTTCGGCGCCATGTTGAAGGGCAACGACTTCACGGCCTCCAACGTCCCGGGTGCGCCGATCCCGCTCTACCTCGTCGGCCAACGGATGCTGTCCCAGTACGCATTCGGCCCCAACGCCGGCTCGGCGATGAACTTCACGCTGGTCAGCTATGCGGACGACTGCTTCATCGGCGTCAACATCGACCCGGTGGCCGTGCCCGACCCCGACGTCCTGATGCAGTGCATCGAGCTGGGCTTCGAGGAGATCTTTTCCGTCGTCCCCTCAGCGGCGGCGGAGTGA
- a CDS encoding VanW family protein gives MLIASIIPLIAMALLSAAYLVDGAAQNGRVARNVSVAGESVGGLNRTELEVKVNELAADFPDTPVTISAEDLSIETTAGDLGYEIDVDATVDRALAQGHAGYSPAKAVRWLSKLFDSYELPVALTTDVDKLNSTVVALEGDRRTDPVNPRIEFTDATAQMIPGIPGRKIDTSSITSQLSGSLDSLSETIELTADRETIPTPISDQVVAFLKGHLDNVLGTPFTLKAGDQSAELNAEDIVPMLSVKEVKNVPTLTVDAKVAGLVVADQLPTPSNPTGVKFTLGPNGPTPVAGTDAVVCCDKTAGTVLAQAIEKAEHEVKLPTTKFSAAQGVDEASKAGVKEVVSSFTTEHPGGQPRVQNIHRIADLTRGVYIPPGGSFSINDFVGERTEAKGFVSAPVISDGVFTKDTGGGVSQFATTLFNASFFAGMDIPKYKAHSVFISRYPFGREATLSYPGVDLKITNPSPYGVMIWPSYTDTSITVDLYSTKWVQADQTGQTGEKPGEGGLRCGNITTTRTKTVIATGAKSNDTFNASYVCKEPETAAD, from the coding sequence GTGTTAATCGCCAGCATCATTCCGCTCATCGCCATGGCGCTGTTGTCGGCGGCCTACTTGGTCGACGGAGCGGCGCAAAACGGTCGCGTGGCACGAAACGTCTCGGTCGCCGGCGAATCCGTTGGCGGGCTGAACCGGACCGAACTTGAAGTGAAGGTCAACGAACTCGCCGCCGACTTCCCGGACACACCCGTGACGATCAGCGCCGAGGACCTGTCGATCGAGACCACCGCCGGAGACCTGGGCTACGAAATCGACGTCGACGCCACCGTCGACCGTGCCCTCGCCCAGGGCCACGCCGGCTACAGCCCGGCCAAGGCGGTCCGCTGGCTGTCGAAGCTGTTCGACTCCTACGAGCTGCCGGTGGCGCTGACGACCGACGTCGACAAGCTGAACTCCACCGTGGTCGCCCTCGAAGGCGACCGCCGGACCGATCCGGTCAACCCGCGCATTGAGTTCACCGATGCGACCGCCCAGATGATCCCCGGCATCCCGGGACGGAAGATTGATACCTCGTCGATCACCAGCCAACTGTCCGGATCCCTCGACAGCCTGAGCGAGACGATCGAGCTCACCGCCGACCGCGAGACGATCCCCACCCCGATCAGCGACCAGGTCGTCGCCTTCCTCAAGGGACACCTGGACAACGTGCTCGGCACTCCGTTCACGCTGAAAGCAGGAGACCAAAGCGCCGAGCTGAACGCCGAGGACATCGTGCCGATGCTCTCGGTCAAGGAAGTCAAAAACGTCCCGACGCTCACCGTCGACGCCAAGGTCGCAGGGCTGGTGGTCGCCGACCAACTGCCGACGCCGTCCAACCCGACCGGGGTGAAGTTCACGCTGGGCCCCAACGGACCCACGCCGGTGGCCGGCACCGACGCCGTGGTTTGCTGCGACAAGACGGCCGGCACCGTACTTGCCCAGGCCATCGAGAAGGCCGAACACGAAGTGAAGCTGCCAACGACCAAGTTCAGCGCCGCCCAGGGCGTGGACGAGGCATCCAAGGCCGGCGTCAAGGAGGTGGTGTCCTCCTTCACCACCGAGCACCCCGGCGGGCAGCCCCGCGTGCAGAACATCCACCGCATCGCCGACCTGACCCGCGGCGTCTACATCCCGCCGGGCGGATCGTTCTCGATCAACGACTTCGTCGGCGAACGCACCGAGGCGAAGGGCTTCGTGTCAGCCCCGGTGATCTCGGACGGAGTGTTTACCAAGGACACGGGCGGAGGCGTCAGCCAGTTCGCGACCACCCTGTTCAACGCCTCATTCTTCGCGGGCATGGACATCCCGAAGTACAAGGCCCACTCGGTCTTCATCTCGCGGTACCCGTTCGGCCGCGAGGCAACCTTGTCGTACCCCGGCGTCGACCTGAAGATCACCAACCCCAGTCCCTACGGCGTGATGATCTGGCCGTCCTACACCGACACGTCGATCACGGTCGACCTGTACTCCACCAAGTGGGTGCAGGCCGACCAGACCGGTCAGACCGGCGAGAAGCCGGGCGAGGGTGGGCTGCGCTGCGGCAATATCACGACGACGCGCACCAAGACGGTCATCGCAACCGGTGCGAAGTCGAACGACACGTTCAACGCCAGCTACGTGTGCAAGGAGCCCGAGACGGCCGCCGACTGA
- a CDS encoding MaoC family dehydratase N-terminal domain-containing protein: MAINPNAVGSTSAPTESSWTTKDSLLYAVGIGGGTNDLAFTTENSMNVDQRAYPTQAVVLGDASGAFANIGSFNPAMLVHGEQAIVLHRELPVEGTVVTVGEVTAVWDKGSGAVVEVTSRSSTADGEALFDKVMSVFIRGEGGFGGERGPSGPRNAAPEGVAPDEEVTLATREDQALIYRLSGDRNPLHSDPGFAQLAGFDRPILHGLCTYGFTGRALLDRLCDGDPSRFRSMEGRFTSPVFPGEPLTIRMWRSGADAALFTTHGGDDRVVLDAGRVSCDPA, translated from the coding sequence ATGGCCATCAATCCGAACGCAGTGGGATCGACCAGCGCGCCGACCGAGTCGTCGTGGACGACGAAGGACTCGCTGCTGTACGCGGTGGGGATCGGGGGCGGCACCAACGACTTGGCATTCACGACCGAGAACTCGATGAACGTCGACCAGCGGGCGTACCCCACCCAGGCGGTGGTGTTGGGCGACGCCTCCGGGGCCTTCGCCAACATCGGCAGTTTCAATCCGGCGATGCTCGTCCACGGCGAGCAGGCGATCGTCCTGCACCGGGAGTTGCCGGTCGAGGGGACGGTTGTCACCGTCGGCGAGGTGACCGCCGTCTGGGACAAGGGGTCCGGTGCGGTCGTCGAGGTCACGTCCCGATCGTCGACGGCTGACGGCGAGGCGTTGTTTGACAAGGTGATGTCGGTGTTCATCCGCGGCGAGGGGGGCTTTGGTGGTGAGCGCGGCCCGTCGGGTCCCCGCAACGCCGCCCCTGAGGGTGTCGCTCCCGACGAGGAGGTGACGCTGGCGACCCGGGAGGATCAGGCACTGATCTACCGTCTCTCCGGCGACCGCAACCCGCTGCACTCCGACCCGGGCTTCGCCCAACTGGCAGGCTTCGATCGGCCGATCCTGCACGGCCTGTGCACTTACGGTTTCACTGGCCGTGCCCTGCTCGATCGCCTCTGCGACGGCGACCCTTCCCGCTTTCGGTCGATGGAAGGCCGCTTCACCTCGCCGGTGTTCCCCGGCGAGCCGCTGACCATTCGGATGTGGCGAAGTGGCGCCGACGCAGCACTGTTCACCACCCACGGCGGAGACGACCGCGTTGTGCTCGATGCCGGCCGGGTGAGCTGTGATCCTGCGTGA
- a CDS encoding acyl--CoA ligase — protein MTREVFADCATATRAQARAAAWLADAGTTTGDRVAMIAPSSLDYLAVAIGALRTGIIPVLINTSLLEHERAYILDDCRPTLVMGEAEVGEAAHHHRESSLARWPLGRPMAYTSGTTGRPKGVYSGVLSEPDAEALWTEEIDLWGFGPTDTYVQIGPLYHSAPLRFAACALLTGGSVVVPGPFDAERTLAAILEHAPTATFAAPIHLKRLFTADADGRWTRMRLVAHAGAPCPPEVSAEARRRFGDDRVWEFYGSTEGQFTVQSPEDRRVAPGSVGRARPNRSLSVDDEGHIWCETPRWAHFTYWDDPERTAEAWRPTPTGWEFTVGDLGRMVDGHLYLDGRRDDLIISGGVNVYPAEVERELRGVPGVDQVVVFGTPDDEWGQAVTAVIVPEDPQGNPEALAAAVIDRATQALAAYKRPKRVLVADALPVSSTGKLRRSTLADDLPSAP, from the coding sequence ATGACGAGGGAGGTGTTCGCCGACTGCGCAACGGCCACCCGCGCCCAGGCCAGGGCGGCCGCCTGGCTGGCCGATGCCGGAACGACGACGGGCGACCGGGTGGCGATGATCGCGCCGAGCAGCCTCGACTACCTGGCCGTCGCCATCGGTGCGCTGCGCACGGGAATCATCCCGGTGCTGATCAACACGTCGTTGCTCGAGCACGAGCGTGCCTACATCCTCGACGACTGCCGACCGACGCTGGTGATGGGCGAGGCCGAAGTGGGCGAGGCGGCGCACCACCATCGGGAATCGTCACTGGCCCGCTGGCCGCTCGGCCGCCCGATGGCCTACACCTCCGGCACGACCGGACGTCCCAAGGGTGTCTACTCCGGGGTGCTCTCCGAGCCCGATGCCGAAGCGCTGTGGACCGAGGAGATCGACCTGTGGGGCTTCGGGCCAACCGACACCTACGTGCAGATCGGGCCGCTCTACCACTCCGCACCGCTGCGCTTCGCCGCCTGTGCGCTGCTGACCGGCGGCTCGGTGGTCGTCCCCGGCCCGTTCGACGCCGAGCGGACGCTGGCGGCGATCCTCGAGCACGCCCCGACGGCAACGTTCGCCGCTCCGATCCACCTCAAGCGCCTCTTCACCGCCGACGCCGACGGCCGCTGGACCCGCATGCGCCTCGTCGCCCACGCAGGCGCCCCGTGCCCACCCGAGGTGTCCGCCGAGGCGCGTCGCCGCTTCGGCGACGATCGGGTGTGGGAGTTCTACGGCTCGACCGAGGGGCAGTTCACCGTCCAGTCACCCGAGGATCGTCGCGTCGCCCCCGGCTCGGTGGGACGGGCCCGGCCCAACCGATCGCTGAGCGTCGATGACGAGGGTCATATCTGGTGCGAAACGCCGCGATGGGCGCACTTCACCTACTGGGACGACCCCGAGCGCACCGCCGAAGCCTGGCGGCCGACGCCGACGGGCTGGGAGTTCACCGTCGGCGACCTCGGCCGGATGGTCGACGGCCACCTGTACCTCGACGGACGCCGTGACGACCTGATCATCTCGGGCGGGGTCAACGTCTACCCGGCCGAGGTGGAACGGGAGCTGCGAGGGGTGCCCGGCGTCGACCAGGTGGTGGTCTTCGGCACGCCCGACGACGAGTGGGGGCAGGCGGTGACCGCCGTCATCGTTCCCGAGGACCCCCAGGGCAATCCCGAGGCGCTGGCGGCAGCGGTCATCGACCGGGCGACCCAGGCCCTGGCCGCCTACAAGCGCCCAAAGCGAGTGCTGGTGGCCGATGCGCTGCCGGTCAGCTCGACCGGCAAGCTGCGCCGATCGACCCTGGCCGACGACCTGCCGTCGGCGCCCTGA
- a CDS encoding GNAT family N-acetyltransferase, giving the protein MELRPLTIDDVDAVLAAGHLFDAPPTREWTRRFLERDGHHLVLAEEDGRALGFVSGMEITHPDKGTEMLLYELGVDGAARRRGVGRALCEALAERARAVGCYGMWVPMSTTNEAAAATYRAAGAQPAQEATIAVWEF; this is encoded by the coding sequence ATGGAGCTCCGCCCTCTGACCATCGACGACGTCGACGCCGTCCTCGCCGCCGGGCATCTCTTCGACGCCCCTCCCACCCGGGAGTGGACCCGCCGGTTCCTCGAGCGAGACGGGCACCACTTGGTGCTCGCCGAGGAGGACGGGCGGGCGTTGGGGTTCGTCAGCGGCATGGAGATCACCCATCCCGACAAAGGCACCGAGATGTTGTTGTACGAACTCGGGGTCGATGGCGCGGCGCGGCGTCGTGGGGTGGGTCGGGCGCTGTGCGAGGCGCTGGCCGAGCGGGCGCGAGCGGTTGGGTGTTACGGCATGTGGGTGCCGATGAGCACGACCAACGAGGCGGCGGCGGCGACCTATCGTGCCGCCGGGGCGCAACCGGCTCAGGAGGCCACGATCGCCGTTTGGGAGTTCTGA
- a CDS encoding DUF4190 domain-containing protein, translated as MQTSPTNNLAITSLVLSIVGTLSIFLCFFLAVLAPAGAITGHVALKRIKTSGQSGRGLALAGVIVGWIGTLGAAAMAVLFAVLIGYSGTSGY; from the coding sequence GTGCAGACATCCCCGACCAACAACCTGGCGATCACCTCGCTGGTGCTGTCGATCGTCGGCACGCTGAGCATCTTCCTGTGCTTCTTCCTGGCCGTGCTCGCGCCCGCCGGTGCCATCACCGGCCACGTGGCGCTGAAGCGCATCAAAACCTCGGGCCAATCGGGCCGAGGGTTGGCCCTGGCCGGCGTCATCGTCGGGTGGATCGGCACGCTGGGCGCCGCAGCGATGGCGGTGCTCTTCGCCGTCCTGATCGGCTACTCCGGCACATCCGGATACTAA
- the nucS gene encoding endonuclease NucS, with protein MRVVIARCSVDYEGRLSAHLPSAVRLIMVKADGCVAIHADGGAYKPLNWMNAPNRLIEEPGEWRVTNPKGDTLRITVDEVIDDSSWEFGVDPGLQKDGVEAHLQELLAADPTRIEDGLTLVRREHSTDIGPVDLLCRDPEGVAVVIEVKRRGEIDGVEQLTRYLSRMERDPTLRPLRGIFVAQSIKPQAKVLAASRDIGCVEVDYDALRGIESPQQALF; from the coding sequence ATGAGGGTGGTCATCGCACGCTGTTCGGTCGATTATGAAGGGCGCCTCAGCGCGCACCTTCCCAGCGCTGTCCGGCTGATCATGGTGAAGGCCGACGGCTGCGTGGCGATCCACGCCGACGGCGGCGCCTACAAGCCACTCAACTGGATGAACGCCCCCAACCGCCTGATCGAGGAACCCGGCGAGTGGCGGGTGACCAACCCCAAGGGCGACACGCTGCGCATCACGGTCGATGAGGTGATCGACGACTCCTCATGGGAGTTCGGGGTGGACCCCGGGCTGCAAAAGGACGGGGTCGAGGCCCACCTCCAAGAACTCTTGGCAGCAGACCCGACCCGCATTGAGGACGGCCTGACGTTGGTACGTCGGGAGCACTCCACCGACATCGGTCCGGTCGACCTGCTGTGTCGGGACCCCGAGGGGGTGGCGGTGGTCATCGAGGTGAAGCGTCGCGGCGAGATCGACGGCGTGGAGCAGCTGACCCGGTATCTGTCCCGCATGGAGCGTGACCCGACGCTGCGCCCGCTGCGGGGCATCTTCGTCGCCCAGAGCATCAAGCCGCAGGCCAAGGTGCTGGCAGCCTCGCGTGACATCGGCTGCGTCGAGGTGGACTACGACGCGCTGCGAGGCATCGAATCGCCCCAGCAGGCGCTGTTCTAG
- the typA gene encoding translational GTPase TypA codes for MPVEGFRNVAIIAHVDHGKTTLVDALLGQAGAMSAHHKPDESDAADGHATRVMDSMDQERERGITILAKNTAVRWPLSAEHGGGKAGEVKLNIVDTPGHADFGGEVERALTMVDGVLLLVDSSEGPLPQTRFVLRKALELDLPAVVVVNKVDRPDARVSEVVSEVEELFLDLEAEMHHLEFPIVYTNAKAGTASLDPTTQEANLEPLVRTLVDHLPPPSHDPDAPLRAWVTNLDSNPFVGRLALCRVVSGTIKKNQPVAWCKADGTIVSARTGSVFVTENHERVEVDSAGPGELVAVSGIENINLGETIADPDDPRPLPVITVDEPSLSMTIGINTSPMAGKEGSKLTARLVKNRLDTELLGNVSLRVLPTEAPNAWEVQARGELQLAVLIEAMRREGFELTVGKPQVLIKEIDGVRQEPFERLTVDVPEEFSGTVTQLLSERRGRMNEVSHGDSGWVRQEWIVPARGLIGFRTKFLTETRGTGVLNHVFEGYEKWAGKIRSRGTGSIVADRRGPTTMNAIVAIQERSALIVPPGVEVYEGMVVGENSRPDDMDVNICKEKKQTNMRASGSDNTEKVTPPMPMGLDRALEFIATDECVEVTPESIRLRKVELDPNIRARAAKKAKADA; via the coding sequence GTGCCCGTCGAGGGTTTCAGAAACGTCGCCATCATCGCCCACGTCGACCACGGCAAGACCACACTGGTCGACGCCCTGCTCGGCCAGGCCGGCGCCATGTCAGCGCACCACAAGCCCGATGAGAGCGACGCCGCCGACGGCCACGCCACCCGGGTGATGGATTCGATGGACCAGGAGCGCGAGCGCGGCATCACCATCCTGGCCAAGAACACCGCTGTGCGCTGGCCGCTGTCAGCGGAGCACGGCGGCGGCAAGGCGGGCGAGGTCAAGCTCAACATCGTCGACACCCCCGGCCACGCCGACTTCGGCGGCGAGGTGGAGCGTGCGCTGACGATGGTGGACGGCGTCCTCCTGCTCGTCGATTCCTCCGAGGGTCCACTGCCCCAGACCCGCTTCGTGTTGCGCAAGGCGCTGGAGCTCGACCTGCCCGCCGTCGTGGTCGTCAACAAGGTCGACCGCCCCGACGCCCGGGTGTCCGAGGTGGTCTCCGAGGTCGAGGAGCTGTTCTTGGACCTCGAGGCCGAAATGCACCACCTCGAGTTCCCGATCGTCTACACCAACGCCAAGGCTGGCACCGCCTCGCTCGATCCCACCACCCAGGAGGCCAACCTGGAGCCGCTGGTGCGCACGCTGGTCGATCACCTGCCGCCACCCAGCCACGACCCGGACGCCCCGCTGCGGGCCTGGGTGACCAACCTGGACTCCAACCCGTTCGTCGGTCGCCTGGCGCTGTGCCGGGTGGTGTCGGGCACGATCAAGAAGAACCAGCCGGTCGCCTGGTGCAAGGCCGACGGCACGATCGTCTCGGCTCGCACCGGTTCGGTGTTCGTCACCGAGAACCACGAGCGCGTCGAGGTGGATTCGGCCGGGCCGGGCGAGTTGGTGGCCGTCTCGGGCATCGAGAACATCAACCTGGGCGAGACGATCGCCGACCCGGACGACCCCCGTCCGCTTCCGGTGATCACGGTTGACGAGCCCAGCCTGTCGATGACCATCGGCATCAACACCTCGCCGATGGCGGGCAAGGAAGGCTCGAAGCTGACCGCCCGCCTGGTGAAGAACCGCCTCGACACCGAGCTGTTGGGCAACGTCAGCTTGCGGGTGCTGCCCACCGAGGCGCCCAATGCCTGGGAGGTTCAGGCCCGCGGCGAACTCCAGCTGGCCGTGCTGATCGAGGCGATGCGCCGTGAGGGCTTCGAGCTCACCGTCGGCAAGCCGCAGGTGCTGATCAAGGAGATCGACGGCGTCCGCCAGGAGCCCTTCGAACGGCTGACCGTCGACGTGCCCGAAGAGTTCTCCGGCACCGTCACCCAGCTGCTGTCCGAGCGCCGAGGGCGCATGAACGAGGTGAGCCACGGCGACAGCGGGTGGGTGCGCCAGGAATGGATCGTGCCGGCACGCGGCTTGATCGGCTTCCGCACCAAGTTCCTCACCGAGACCCGGGGCACCGGCGTTCTCAACCACGTGTTCGAGGGCTACGAGAAGTGGGCCGGCAAGATCCGCAGCCGGGGCACCGGCTCGATCGTGGCCGACCGGCGCGGCCCGACGACGATGAACGCCATCGTGGCCATCCAGGAGCGTTCAGCCCTGATCGTGCCACCCGGCGTTGAGGTGTACGAGGGCATGGTGGTCGGCGAGAACAGCCGCCCCGACGACATGGACGTCAACATCTGCAAGGAAAAAAAGCAGACCAACATGCGCGCTTCAGGCTCGGACAACACCGAGAAGGTCACGCCGCCCATGCCGATGGGCCTCGACCGGGCACTCGAGTTCATCGCCACCGACGAATGCGTCGAGGTGACCCCGGAGTCGATCCGCTTGCGCAAGGTCGAACTCGACCCCAACATCCGGGCCCGTGCCGCCAAGAAGGCGAAAGCGGACGCCTGA